The window GCGGCGTGGTCACCTGCTCGGCGCTGAAGCACCGCTACCGCGACACCCTGCGCGCGGCCTGCCCGGGCGCCTTCTTCCTGCACCTCAGCGGGGGGCACGAGCTGGTCGGGGACCGGCTCGCCCACCGCACCGGACACTTCATGCCGCCGTCGCTGCTCGACTCGCAGTACGCCGCCCTGGAGCCCCTCGGGGCGGACGAGCGCGGTGCGGTCCTGGACGTCGGCCCGACCCCCGAAGAACTCGTCGAGATGGCCGTGGCACTGCTGCGGCCCGTCAATGGAGACCTCGCGTGACCCCCACCCTGCTCGCGGCGGCCGCCCCACCGGCCCTGCCGCACACCGACAGCGACGCCCAGCTGCTGATCGCGGTCCTGCTCAGCATCGGCGCCATCGTGGTGCTGATCACCCGGCTGAAGCTCCACCCGTTCCTCGCCCTCACACTCGGCTCGGGCCTGCTGGCCGCCGTCGCGGGCGCCCCCTTCGACAAGCTGCTGGGCAGCTTCTCCACGGGGTTCGGCGCGACCGTCGCGGGCGTCGGCCTGCTGATCGGGCTCGGCGCGATGCTCGGCAAACTGCTCGCCGACTCCGGCGGGGCGAACATCATCGCCGACACCGTGCTCGCCCGCTCCGGGCCCAGGGCGCTGCCCTGGGCGATGGCGCTGATCGCGGCCGTCCTCGGCCTGCCGCTGTTCTTCGAGGTCGGGGTCGTCCTCCTGATCCCGATCGTGCTGCTGGTGGCCCGCCGCGGCAACGTCCCGCTGATGCGGATCGGCATCCCCGCGCTGGCCGGGCTCTCGGTGCTGCACGGCCTCGTCCCGCCGCACCCCGGTCCGCTGGTGGCCGTCGACGCGCTGAAGGCCGACCTCGGCATCACCCTGGCGCTCGGCCTGCTGATCGCCGTGCCGACGCTGATCGTCGCCGGCCCGCTGTTCGCCCGGCTCGCCGAGCGCTGGGTCGGCCCGCTGGAGATCCCGCAGGCCACCGCGCCCGAGGAGACGGAGAAGCCCGCGCACACCCCGGGCTTCGGCGCGGTCCTCGCCACCATCCTGCTGCCGGTCGCCCTGATGCTCGGCAAGGCCCTGGTCGACGTCGTCGTCGACGACCCGAAGGCGATGCCGCAGCGGATCTTCGACTTCATCGGCTCGCCGCTGATCGCCCTGCTCGCCGCGACCCTGCTCGGCATGGTGACGCTCGGCCGGGCGGCCGGCTTCACCAAGGACCGGATCTCCGACACCGTCGGGAAGTCGCTCGGCCCGATCGCGGGCATCGTCTTCATCGTCGGCGCGGGCGGCGGCTTCAAGCAGACCCTGATCGACGTCGGTGTGGGCAACGCGGTCAGCGAGTGGTCCGCCAAGTGGCACATCTCGGCGCTGCTGCTCGGCTGGCTGATCGCCGTGCTGATCCGCCTGGCCACCGGCTCCGCCACGGTCGCCACGATCACCGCCGCGGGCATCCTCGCCCCGCTCGCCGCCGACATGTCCGCGACCCACGCGGCGCTGCTGGTGCTGGCCATCGGCGCCGGTTCGCTGTTCTTCTCGCACGTCAACGACGCCGGCTTCTGGCTGGTGAAGGAGTACTTCGGGATGAGCGTCGGCCAGACCCTCAAGTCCTGGTCGGTGATGGAGACCGTGATCTCGGTCGTCGCCATCGCCCTGATCATGCCGCTCAGCCTGATCATCTGACCGCGCCCCCGCGCCCCGGAGGGCGGTACCCGTCTCCCCCGGGTACCGCCCTCCGGCGTTGCCCGACGGCGGGTCGCACGGCCCGACCGCGGTCCGGCGGGCAGCCGAGCGGGTCCTGGGGACCGCCCCGGCAGCCGACCCGCAGGAGCCCGTGAGCCCGGCCGTGCGGACATGCCGAAGGGCGGGCACCCCCAGCCCGGGGTGCCCGCCCTTCGAGTCCTGTGCGCCGGCCCTACGGGGCCGAGCGCTTCACGGGACCGCCCTCACTCGGCCACGCGGTCACTTGGCGCGCTTCGCCAGGAAGGCGTCGACCTCGGAGCGGATCTCCGGCGTGTCCAGGCCGCGGACGGTCATCGTGGTGCGGCGGCGCAGCACGTCGTCCGTGGTGTACGCCCACTCGCTGTCGGCGGCGTAGGCGACCTGGGCCCAGACGTCCGGGCCGTCCTCGTGGATCGGCCGGCCGAGCTCCGGGTTCTCGTCGATCATGCGGGCGATCTCGAAGGAGAGCGTGCCGTAGTGGCTGGCCAGGTGCTTGGCGACCAGCGGCTCCATCCGGGAGCCGGGCTCACGGTCGATCAGCAGGCGGTGCGCGACGGCGTTCGGCGCGCCGACGCCGGGCAGCGGGACGGTCCGGGCGATGGTCGACATGTCCTCGCCGAGCGTGGTGCCGGGCACGTGGGCCAGCTTCTCCAGCACGGTCCGGCCGATGTGCCGGTAGGTGGTCCACTTGCCGCCGGCGACCGACAGCATGCCGCCCCGGCCCTCGGTGACGACCGTCTCGCGCTTGGCGGCGGCGGTGTCGCCGGGGCCGCCGGGCAGCACCCGCAGGCCGGCGAAGGCGTAGGTGATCAGGTCGCGGTCGATGTGCTCGTCACGGATGGCGTGCGCGGCCTCGCCCATGATCTGGTCGATGTCCGCCTCGGTGGCCCGGACGTCCTGCGGGTCGCCGGTGTACTCCTCGTCGGTGGTGCCGAGCAGGACGTGGTCCTCCCACGGGATGGCGAAGGAGACGCGGTACTTGTCGATCGGGATGGTCAGCGCGGCGCGCCACGGGGCACGGCGCTTGACCACGACGTGGGCGCCCTTGGAGAGGCGGATCGACGGCGCGGCGCCGGCGTCCTCCATGGTGCGCAGGTGGTCGACCCACGGGCCGGTGGCGTTGAGCACCAGGCGGGCGTTCACGCCGAACTCGGTGCCGTCCAGGCGGTCCTTGAGGTCGGCGCCGGTGACCCGGCCGCCGGTGAAGCGCAGGCCGGTGACCTCGGCGTGGTTGAGCACCACGGCGCCGGCGTCGACGGCGGCGCGCACCGTCATCACGGCGACGCGCGAGTCGTTCATCTGGTGGTCGCCGTAGACGGCCACCGAGCGCAGGCCCTCGGTGCGCAGCGCGGGCACCTGCTGGGCGGCGTGCGCGGCGGTGGAGACCCGGCCCATGCCGTCGCGGAAGGCGGAGAGCGCCGAGTAGAGGAACACACCGGCGCCGAGCTTGGGCGCGCTGTGCGGGCCGCCCTTGTAGACCGGCACGAAGAAGGTCAGCGGGTTGACCAGGTGCGGGGCCACGTCGGTGGCGAGCGCGCGGCGCTCCTTGTGGTTCTCGGCGACCAGCTTGACCGCCCCGGTCTGCAGGTAGCGCAGACCGCCGTGCACGAGCTTCGAGGAGGCACTGGAGGTGGCCCCGGCGAAGTCGCCGGCATCGACCATGGCGACCTTGAGGCCCGCCTGGGACGCGGTCCAGGCGACGGCCGTGCCGAGGATGCCGCCCCCGATCACCAGCAGGTCGTAGGTGGCCTTGCCCAGCAGCTCGCGGGTCTCGGCGCGGGAGGCGGTGCGGCCGGCGAAGCGCTCGGCGCCCAGGGTCGGGATGGTTGCCATGGTGTGTGTACGGCGGCGCGGGTCGGGCGGCGCCGTTACTCCTCTCGGTGTGCGGTGCGGCCCCTGCTGAGAGGCCGGTTCGGCCCGGTGCGGCGGGCCGGTGAAACGGGAGCGGGCCGGCCGGGGCCCGGGGGCCCCGACCGGCGTCCGCGGTCAGATCTGCTCGTCCTCCTCCACCCAGCCCATGGTGCGCTCCACGGCCTTGAGCCACTTCTTGTACTCGCGCTCCCGGGTGGCCTCGTCCATGCGCGGGGTCCACTCGGCGGCGCGGTGCCAGTTGGCCCGCAGGGTGTCCAGGTCGCTCCAGAAGCCGACCGCCAGGCCGGCCGCGTAGGCGGCGCCCAGCGCGGTGGTCTCGGCCACGTACGGGCGCTCGACGGGAGCGTCCAGCACGTCGGCGATGTTCTGCATGAGCAGGTTGTTGCTGGTCATGCCGCCGTCGACCTTGAGGGCGGTGAGCTCGACGCCGGAGTCCTTCTGCATGGCGTCGACGACCTCGCGGGTCTGCCAGGCGGTGGCCTCCAGCACGGCCCGGGCCAGGTGGCCCTTGGTGACGTACCGGGTCAGACCGGCGATCACACCGCGGGCGTCGGAGCGCCAGTACGGGGCGAACAGGCCGGAGAAGGCCGGGACGAAGTAGGCGCCGCCGTTGTCCTCGACGGTGTTGGCGAGGGTCTCGATCTCGGCGGCGGTGGAGATGATGCCGAGCTGGTCGCGCAGCCACTGGACGAGCGAGCCGGTGACGGCGATCGAGCCCTCCAGCGCGTACACCGGCTTCTGGTCGCCGATCCGGTAGCCGACGGTGGTCAGCAGCCCGTGGTACGAGTTGACGACCTCCTCGCCGGTGTTCAGCAGCAGGAAGGTCCCGGTGCCGTAGGTCGACTTGGCCTCGCCCTTGTCGAAGCAGGTCTGGCCGAACAGCGCGGCCTGCTGGTCGCCGAGGGCGGAGGCGACCGGCACGCCGGCCAGGTCGCCGACGGCCTCGCCGTAGACCTCGGCGGAGGAGCGGATCTCCGGCAGGACGGCCATCGGCACGCCCATCGACTCGGCGATCTTGTCGTCCCACTCCAGCGAGCGCAGGTTCATCAGCATGGTGCGGCTGGCGTTGGTGACGTCGGTGACGTGCTTGCCGCCGTTGACACCACCGGTGAGGTTCCAGATCACCCAGGTGTCCATGGTGCCGAACAGGATGTCGCCGGCCTCGGCGCGCTCGCGCAGGCCCTCGACGTTGTCCAGCAGCCAGCGGATCTTCGGGCCGGCGAAGTAGCTGGCCAGCGGGAGGCCGGTCTCGCGGCGGAAGCGGTCCTGGCCGACGTTGCGGCCCAGCTCGCGGCAGAGTCCCTCGGTGCGGGTGTCCTGCCACACCAGCGCGTTGTGCACCGGCTCGCCGGTGTTCTTGTCCCACAGGACGGTGGTCTCGCGCTGGTTGGTGATGCCGATCGCGCGGATGTCGTCCTTGGTCAGACCGGCCTTCTCCAGCGCGCCGCGGACCACCGACTGCACCCGGGTCCAGATCTCGGCGGCGTCGTGCTCGACGTAGCCGGGCTGGGGGAAGATCTGCCGGTGCTCCTGCTGGTCGACGGCGACGATCCGGCCGTCCTCGCCGAAGATGATGCAACGGCTGGAGGTGGTGCCCTGGTCGATCGCGGCGATGTAGTTACCGGTGCCAATGGAGGTCATGAGGGTCCTCGGCTCAAGAAGGGGGTTGCGGGGTGGGTGGGTCCGACTCTCGGGTCAGTCCCCGTGCTCGGGTGGGGTGGAAACCCGAGGAGCGTCAGAAGGCGACGTGGTACAGGCCGCCGGCCAGCAGGCCGCCGATGACCGGGCCGGCCACCGGGATCCAGGCGTAGGACCAGTCGGAGCCGCCCTTGTTCGGGATCGGCAGGAGCGAGTGCACGATGCGCGGGCCCAGGTCGCGGACCGGGTTGATCGCGTAGCCGGTCGGGCCGCCGAGCGAGAGGCCGATGCCGACGACGGTGAGGGCGACGATCAGGATGCCGGTGCCGGAGAGGCCGAGGCCCTTGTTCAGGCCCTGGGTGAGGATGCCCAGGCAGAGGACCATGGTGCCGATGATCTCGGTGAGCAGGTTCTGGACCGGGTTCCGGATCTCGGGACCGGTCGAGAAGATGCCCAGGGTCGCCTCCTTGTTGGCCTGGAACTGGCCGAGGTAGGTGACCCACACGAGGACGGCGCCGATCATCGCGCCGAGCAGCTGGGAGCCGAGGTAGACCGGCACCTTGCTCCAGTCGCCGCTGTCGACGGCGAGGGCCAGGGTGACGGCCGGGTTCAGGTGCGCGCCCGACTTGGGGGCCGACATGTAGGCGGCGATCATCACCGCGAAGCCCCAGCCGAAGGTGATCGCCAGCCAGCCGGCGTTGAGGGCCTTCGACTTCTTGAGCGTCACGGCGGCACAGACGCCGCCGCCGAGAAGTATCAGCGCGGCGGTGCCGAGGGTTTCGCCGACGAAGATGTCGCCGTTGGAGAACGCGGACACAAAGACTCCCTTGTCCATATGGCCCGGAGGTGCGGGTGGGGGCAGGTGGCTGAGCGATCGCTGTGCGGGTGAGCGCATTGTGGGAGTGATCTGCTCGGCCATCGTTCGACAATGTCGACCGTCATGCGGAAGCTTCCTCCCCAGGCCGCCTTCACGTCAAGGCCGGGTTACGCAGCTGTGACCCTTCACTCGAAGTTACCAATCGACTCACGTCAAATATGGACAAAACGCTAAGGCGCGGACAGGCATCCCGCCTGTCCGCGCCTCAGCGTGAACGTCAGATGTCCGCGGCCGCCGCCGCCGGCGCCGGGGTCAGAACCGTCCGGCGCCCAGGTCCCGGGAGATCGCCCGGGCCGCGCTGCGCACCGAGGCGACCAGCGAGGGCCGCACGAAGCCGTCCTCGCAGACCCGCTCCACCGGGCCGCTGACGCAGACCGCGCCGACCGGGTTGCGCCGCCGGTCCTGGATCAGCGCGCCGATCGAGGCCACGCCCTCCCAGGTCTCCTCGATCGAGTCGGTCCAGCCGCGCTCCCGGGTCAGCGCCGCCTCGGCGTCCACGTCCGCCAGGTCGGTCAGGGTCCGCGCGGTGTACGCCTCCAGTGGGCCGTCGCCCAGCTCCCCGCGGGCCACCGGGTCGTACGCCAGCAGCACCTTGCCGAGGGCGGTGCTGTGCAGCGGCTGCATCGAGCCGACCTCCAGCACCTGCCGGGTGTCGTCCGGGCGGAAGACGTGATGCACGATCAGCACGCCCTGCTGGTGGAGCACCCCGAGGTAGACGGTCTCGCCGGCCGCCCTGGCCAGGTCGTCCGCCCAGACCAGGGCCCGGGCGCGCAGCTCGTGCACGTCCAGGTAGCTCTGGCCCAGCCGCAGCAGCTCCGCGCCCAGCTGGTACTTGCCGCTCTCCGGGTCCTGCTCGACGAACCCCTCCTGCTGGAGGGTGCGCAGGATCCCGTGGGCGGTGCCCTTGGCGAGGCCCAGGGCCGTCGCGACCTCGGACAGCCCCAGGCGGCGCTCGCCGCCGGCCAGCAGGCGCATGATCGCGGCGGCCCGGGAGAGCGACTGGATCGGGCCGGGCATTCGGTACCTCCGCGCTGACAGGCGGTCGACAATGTCGACCGCAGTGGTAACGGGACGAGTCTGCCAGGCCGCGCCCCGTCCGTGCACCTTCCCCCTCGGTAATCTCCGTCCGGCGCGGTCAGTCCCGCCCGCGCGCCACCTCGGCGGCCAGCGCCGCGATCTCCCGCGGGCCCACCCGGCAGCAGCCGCCCACCAGCCGGGCGCCGTCGGCCAGCCACCCCGCCACCCCAGCCCGGCCGCCGCCGGGAGCGGCCCCGGGCACGCCGAACGTCGCCGCACCGCGCCAGGCACGGGCCCCGGCGTCCCAGCGCTCGCCGCTGTTCGGATAGACCACCACCGGCTTGCCGGTCACCCGGGCCGCCGTCGCCACCGCCCGGTCGGCGTCCTGCGGCGTGCAGCAGTTCACCCCCACCGCGACCACCTCGTCGGCGTCCGCGGCCGGCGCGAAGGCCTCCGCCAGCGGCTGCCCGGCCCTGGTCCGGTCGCCCGCCACGCTGAACGACAGCCAGGCCGGCACGCCCAGCCCGCGCACCGCCCGCAGCAGCGCCCGCGCCTCGTCCGCGTCGGGCACCGTCTCCAGCGCCAGCACGTCCGGCCCGGCGGCCGCCAGCACCTCCAGCCGCGGCCGGTGGAACGCCTCCAGCTCGGCGGTCGTCAGCCCGTACCGGCCCCGGTACTCCGAGCCGTCGGCCAGCGCGGCGCCGTACGGCCCCACCGACGCGGCGACCCACAGCGGCCGGTCCGCCCGGACCGGCGCCGCGGCGCGGCGCGCCAGCTCCACCCCGAGCGCCAGCAGCCGCTCCGCGTCCGCCCGGCCCAGCCCGCGCCGGGCGAACCCCTCGAAGCTCGCCTGGTAGGTCGCGGTGATCGCGACCTCCGCCCCGGCCTCGAAGTACGCCCGGTGCGCGGCGACCACCGCCTCCGGGGCGTCCGCCAGCAGCCGGGCCGACCACAGCGCGTCCGACAGGTCGTACCCGGCCGCCGCCAGCTGGTTGGACAGCCCGCCGTCCAGGACCAGCGGACCGGCGGCCAGCGCGGCGGCGAAGCCCGGCGGGGCAGGGGCGGGCATGGCGGCCTCCTCGGGGGCAAAGCTCCTGGTCACAGAGTAGAAGACCGGACGCCTCCGGCCGGCCCGAAAACCATTTGCCGCCCGGCCCCCGGATCGCTACGTTGTGCTCACCCCGAGAACGACGGCAGGACGGCGGCCCGCCGGTCCTCCCGGTACCGCCGACCGCACGACATGCCCGCCACACCCGACGCGCCCGGCAGCGCCCGACAGCGACCGACCGGCCCGACGAAGCGCCAGCGGAGAGGAGCCCGCCATGACCGTGGAACGACCGCCCGCCCACGAGAACGACTGGCTCGCCGCCTACGACCCGCGCGCCTACACGCCCGTCGCCGTCACCGTCGACGTCGTCGCCCTGACGCTGCGCCACGGCAGCCTGCACGTCCTGCTGGTCGAGCGCGCCGCGCCGCCCTACCAGGGGTACTGGGCACTGCCCGGCGGCTTCCTGCGGGCCGGCGAGGAAGGGCTCGACGAGGCCGCCGCCCGCGAGCTCGCCGAGGAGACCGGCCTGCTCGGCACCGCCGACGCCGAGGCCGCCCTCAGCCGGATCCACCTCGAACAGCTCGGGACGTACGGCGCCCCCACCCGGGACCCGCGCATGCACGTGGTCTCCGTCGCCTACCTCGCCTTCGCCCCCGACCTGCCCGACCCGCAGGCCGGCTCGGACGCGGCCACCGCCGCCTGGCACGCCGTCACCGACCTCGACCTCCGGCCGTCCACCGGCCGGTCCCCAGCCGCCGGTGTGCCCGCCGACACCCACGGGGGTGGCGTCGGCGGGCACACCGGCCACCAACCCGCGGCCGACGGCCCCGCCGGCACCACGACGCTCGCCTTCGACCACGCCCGGATCGTCGCCGACGGCCTCGACCGCGCCCGCGCGAAGATCGAGTACAGCCCGCTGGCCACCGCCTTCCTCCAGTACGACTTCACCATCCCCGAGCTGCGCGCCGTCTACGAGGCGGTCTGGGACGAGAAGCTCCACCCCGGCAACTTCCACCGCAAGGTGCTCTCGGTGCCCGGCTTCGTCGAGAGCACCGGGACGACCACCGAGCGCGGCGGCGCCCGCGGCGGCCCACGGGCCCGCACCTACCACGCCGGCGACGCCCACCTCCTGCACCCCGCGCTGCTCCGGCCCACCCGGGAGGACGAGATCCGCTGACCGGCGCCACCGGTCGCGCCCGCGCACTACCATCCGGCCATGACGACTCAAGAGGTGAGCAGGACGAGCAACCGGCCGAACTCCCACTGCCACTGGTGCGGCACGCCCTACCCGCCCGGCACCACGGCCTGGCCCCGCACCTGCCCCGGCTGCTCCGAGATCAGCTACCGCAACCCGCTGCCCGTCGTCGTCACCCTCCTCCCGGTCACCCAGGAGAGCGGTGCGCCCGGCCTCGTGGTCATCCGCCGCACCATCGAGCCCGGCTACGGCCAACTCGCCCTGCCCGGCGGCTACGTCGACTACGGGGAGAGCTGGCAGCAGGCCTGCGTCCGCGAACTGCGCGAGGAGACCGGCATCCTGGCCGAGGCCGGTGACGTCACCCTGGTCGCCACCGACTCCGACACGCACGGCGGCTTCCTCTGCCTCTTCGGCCTGCTCCCCGCCCGCCCGCTCGCCGAGCTCCCGCCCTCGGTCCCCACCGAGGAGACGGAGGGCTGGCAGCTCGCCGACCCCACGACCGCCCTCGTCTTCGCCTTCCACACCCGGGTCTCCCAGGCCTGGTTCAACGGCGAGTACGCCCACCACTGACCGTGCCCGGGGACGGGGCTGACCAGGCTCGCACGGCCGCGGCAGACCCTGGCGTACCGCGCGATCACATGGCAGGGTCTGCTCCGACAGCCCCAACCGGACGGGCCCTGCCACAAGCACCCCCGTCCCATCCAACGGCCGGGAGACCACCACCGTGAGCACCCCATCCCAGGACCAGCCGCTCTGGCGCCCCAACCCCGCTCGCGCCGCAGCCACCGGCCTCGTGGCCTTCCAGGCCTGGGCCGCCGAACACCACGGCGCACCGGCCGCCCCGCTGGCCCCCGTCGACAGCGACGAGCAGGCCGCCCGGCGCTACGCCGACCTGCACAGCTGGTCCACCGAGGACCTCGACCGCTTCTGGACGGCCGTCACCCAGTGGTTCGGCGTCCGCTTCACCGAGGCCCCCGAAGCCGTCCTCGCCGAAGCCGCCATGCCCGGCGCCCGCTGGTTCCCCGGCGCCCGCCTCAACTACGCCGAGCACGCCCTGCGCGCAGCCGACGACGAGGCCAACGCCGACAAGCCGGCGATCCTCCACCTGGACGAGACCACCGAGCAGCCGACCGTCCTCACCTGGTCCGAGCTCCGCCGCCAGGTCGGCTCGCTCGCCGCCGCCCTCCGGGCCCGCGGCATCGGCCCCGGCGACCGCGTCAGCGCCTACCTGCCCAACATCCCGCAGGCCGCCGTCGCCCTCCTCGCCAGCGCCGCCGTCGGCGCGGTCTGGACCAGCTGCGCCCCCGACTTCGGCGCCCGCAGCGTCCTCGACCGCCTCCAGCAGATCGAGCCCGCCGTCCTCTTCGCCGTCGACGGCTACCACTACGGCGGCAAGGACCACGACCGCGCCGAGGTCGTCGCCGAACTCCGCCGCGAGCTCCCCAGCCTGCGCACCGTCGTCCACGTCCCGCTGCTCGGCGCGCCCGCCCCCGACGGCGCCCTGCACTGGGACGACCTGGTCGCCGACGACGTCGAGCCGGTCTTCGAGGCCGTCCCCTTCGACCACCCGCTCTGGGTCCTCTACTCCTCCGGGACGACCGGCCTGCCCAAGGCCATCGTCCAGAGCCAGGGCGGCATCCTGCTGGAGCACCTCAAGCAGGCCGGGCTCCACCTTGACCTCGGCCCCGAGGACCGCTTCCTCTGGTACACCTCCACCGGCTGGATGATGTGGAACTTCCTCCTCGCCGGCCTGCTCACCGGGTCCACGATCGTCACCTACGACGGCAGCCCCGGGCACCCGGACACCGGCGCCCTCTGGTCCGTCGCCGCCCGGACCGGCGCCACCGTCCTCGGCACCTCCGCGGCCTACGTCATCGCCAGCCGCAAGGCCGAGCTGCACCCCGGCCGCGACCTCGACCTCTCCGCCGTCCGCTGCATCGGCACCACCGGTTCCCCGCTCCCGCCCGACGGCTTCCGCTGGATCTACGACGAGGTCAAGCAGGACGTCTGGCTCGCCTCCGTCAGCGGCGGCACCGACGTCTGCTCCTGCTTCGTCGGCGGCGTCCCGACCCTGCCGGTGTACCTCGGTGAGATCCAGGCCCCCTGCCTCGGCGCCGCCGTCGAGTCCTGGGACGTCCACGGCCGCCCGCTCACCGACGCGGTCGGCGAACTCGTCGTCACCAAGCCGATCCCGTCCATGCCCACCGGCTTCTGGAACGACCCCGACGGCGCCCGCTACCACGACAGCTACTTCGAGATGTACCCCGGCATCTGGCGCCACGGCGACTGGATCACCGTCACCTCCCGCGGCACCGTGGTCATCCACGGCCGCTCCGACTCGACGCTCAACCGCCAGGGCGTCCGGATGGGCTCCTCCGACATCTACGAGGTCGTCGAGCGCCTCCCCGAGATCGCCGAGTCCCTGGTCATCGGCCTGGAGGAGCCCGACGGCGGCTACTGGATGCCGCTCTTCGTCGTGCTCGCCCCCGGCGCGGTCCTCGACGACGGCCTGGTCGGCCGGATCCGCACCTCGCTGCGCACCGAGCTCTCCCCGCGCCACGTCCCCGACGAGGTCATCGCCGTCCGCGGCCTGCCCCACACCCTCACCGGCAAGCGGATCGAGGTCCCGGTGAAGCGCCTGCTCTCCGGCACCCCGCTGGAGCAGGCAGTGAACCCGGGTTCGGTCGACGACATCGAGCACCTGCGCTACTTCGAGCAGCTCCGCCGCGACCGCCGGGCCTGACCCC of the Kitasatospora sp. NBC_01246 genome contains:
- a CDS encoding acetoacetate--CoA ligase, producing the protein MSTPSQDQPLWRPNPARAAATGLVAFQAWAAEHHGAPAAPLAPVDSDEQAARRYADLHSWSTEDLDRFWTAVTQWFGVRFTEAPEAVLAEAAMPGARWFPGARLNYAEHALRAADDEANADKPAILHLDETTEQPTVLTWSELRRQVGSLAAALRARGIGPGDRVSAYLPNIPQAAVALLASAAVGAVWTSCAPDFGARSVLDRLQQIEPAVLFAVDGYHYGGKDHDRAEVVAELRRELPSLRTVVHVPLLGAPAPDGALHWDDLVADDVEPVFEAVPFDHPLWVLYSSGTTGLPKAIVQSQGGILLEHLKQAGLHLDLGPEDRFLWYTSTGWMMWNFLLAGLLTGSTIVTYDGSPGHPDTGALWSVAARTGATVLGTSAAYVIASRKAELHPGRDLDLSAVRCIGTTGSPLPPDGFRWIYDEVKQDVWLASVSGGTDVCSCFVGGVPTLPVYLGEIQAPCLGAAVESWDVHGRPLTDAVGELVVTKPIPSMPTGFWNDPDGARYHDSYFEMYPGIWRHGDWITVTSRGTVVIHGRSDSTLNRQGVRMGSSDIYEVVERLPEIAESLVIGLEEPDGGYWMPLFVVLAPGAVLDDGLVGRIRTSLRTELSPRHVPDEVIAVRGLPHTLTGKRIEVPVKRLLSGTPLEQAVNPGSVDDIEHLRYFEQLRRDRRA